aCCGTATCtaccaatatcaaacaatatcaaacaatatcaaCCGTATCTACCAATATCATCAGAAGTGTATGTtttcctaattaacataaaacgcAATATATCTAATAGTGTCCAAAATCTTCACTAATTATAATGTCATTTTGTCACTTTTAGTTCGTAGTGTTTGTTACTTAGTCTATGCTGAGGTGAAATAATCAATCAAGACAAGCTTAGTTGACTTTATTGATTCCTCCCTCAGCATAGACGAAGAGGCAAcagtgaaaattataaattaaaaccaaCATAAAAATGGTAGATGCCATAATTAATGACTATTTTGGACTACTCAAATTAGGCAATCTCATGTCCATAGTTTCAAGCCAATATTCCCTCAAATATTTGGACAAGAGTATTAAAGCTTACGGAGGTGTGATAAGTTACTCATGAGCCTTTAACCTGACTcagataccatgttaagaaatgaattttaaatctaactcaaccccacaaaaccaacttgtaaaatgagatttatactcacttatatactatgaattggtcttatttctaatcaatgtgagactttcaacaaaCTTTAATTAGTTGACAAAGACCAAAAGTCAGTCCTCGTGCCCAAGATGTACAAGGCCTCAATAATAAggttaaataatagaaaatatatttggtAGTAAATAAATACACTTGAATACTGACTTTTGGTTGTTATTCTAGTACTCGATCATCCGAATTATTGAGAAACAAACAACCCAAATCAATTCTAACATATGCTAAATTCCCTCTTTCTAACAGTTTTTAGGTAGTAGATCCCGCACATTGGATATGCTTGATTTCTAGAGTGGGTTGCCTGACACCCTATCTACCCAAGGGCCACTGTCTAAGTGGTCCAGTTTAATAtgaaacaatttattaaaagtgTATCTTGTTTGCAAAAGTACTCGGACAATGATGATATTGAGTAACCCGTTTAAACACAGCAACGATGATATTGAGTGACTCGTTCAAACCCAAACCGATGATCCTCAGAGACCTACTCATATTACCAACAAACTTGGTCGGAATTAGTCTGAGCCTTTCCTAAAAAAATTTGcaatctaaatttttattgaaattgaaattttcattaaaaagtgaataaaaCTTTTAACCAGAATTGTAGATCTTACTGGCAAATTCTTCAAATCAGGCAACTCTTGTCCGCGTCTTATGCAATTGAATAAGGATAACATTATTGAGTCTCGGGTCGTGGCTAAAAATGCTTCAACACATTCAAAAGCGGCGCTGTACTATTCCACCCTTCTCCATTGTCTCAAGCAGTCATGGTCAACGTCTTCCACCTTCCCTGTCACGGTCACACCCCAACCAACAAGCATGCTAcacatatattaattaacaGATCAGTGTCTagtaattaattcaaaaaaacaTAGACTAAATAGACAGCGAAAGAATCAATCACCTTCTTTCAAGCAAGCACCCTTTAAAGTTCAAAGTCAGAATCAATCACCTTCTTTCAAGCAAGCACCCTTTAAAGTTCAAAGTCAGAATCAATCCATCAATCAACCAGATTGAAGATGGACAGACTGGTGAAAGCAGAAGCAAACGAAGTCGAGGTGATGTTCTTAAAGGGCCAAAAGTGCAGCTCCTCCTTTAAGCTAACAAATCTAATGCACACCATGTCAGTGGCAGTTTCTCTAACCACCACAAACCCATCTCTATTCTCCATCAACAAACACTTCTCCACAATCCCACCACTCTCGTCCGCATCATTCACCCTTCACCTCTCCCACACCTCCGACCAACCCCATCTTTCCGACCCCCCCGATGCCATCACCGTCCGAGCCACCATGCTCCCCACCGGAAAGGCCACCGTCGACCATCTCCGCCGCCTCTTCTCCAAACCCGGCCCCCACGTCTTCCGCGACGCCGTCTTAACCATCTCCCTAGTCGGACCCCACGTCGCCGAATACCTCATCTCCCGAAAACCCCAATCCCACAACCTCTTCACGAAAGCCATATCCGCGTGCACGAGATCGCAGCTCACGGAACTGCTCAAACCCGCCGTCGAAAACGGCAGCGCAGAGGCCGTCGCCTACTTGCTCGACGCCGGCGCGGACGCTACCGCGACGGCAGAGTCCCTCATGCCATCCGCAATCAGGTCGGGGAACCTCGACTTGGTGAAGCTTCTGGAAGCTTCTGGTTGCGAAATCGTGGAGTCAGTTCTGCACGAGGCCGCGGCAACGGACCGAATCGACGTGATGGAGTTTCTGTTGGAGCTTTGCAACGAGAAGTTGGAGGTGGATTCGGTGGACTCGGAGGGGAGAACTCCGATTCACGTGGCGGCGAGGGAGGGGCACGTGAGGGTTATCGAGTTCTGCGTCTCGATGGGAGGAAACCCTAATCGGGTGGACTGTAAGGGGAGGACCCCGCTCCATTACGCGGCGAGAAAGGGACACGTGAAGGCCGTGGAGTGTTTGTTAGAATGCTCAGACGTGAAGTGCGCGAAGGACAGGGAAGGGAGAACGGCGTTTTGTGTTGCGGCGGAGAGTGAAGAGTCCGACGCGCGCAGGCGTTTGGTGGATTTGCTGGGGTTGGGCGACGCGCTGATGCGTGCGGCGAGGGTGGACGATGTTCAGGGCGTGAAGAAGTGTTTAGGGGAAGGGGCGAGTGTGAACGGGAGGGACCAGAACGGGTGGACCCCACTGCATTGGGCTGCGTTCAAGGGTCGAATAAAGAGCGTGAAGGTGCTGCTTGAACACGGTGCTGAGGTTGATACTGTGGATGATGCTGGCTACACTCCCCTGCATTGTGCTGCAGAGGCAGGGCATTTGCAACTTGCCCTCTTCTTGATCACTCATGGTGCTTCTCAATCACATCTCAAATCCTTTCCCTATCTTGCAGCTCACCCTCTTCACTTGTTCGAATCTTTCCAAAATCAGGTTTCTCTTCCTTCTAAATCTAACACGCTCATGTACCACTGAATCCAAATCTCTGTTTTGTGTATATATTATGTGTAGTGTGGAATCGTCCCTGGTGATTGATTGCTTGGTTGATGAAATGAGAAATGAAGCTGTACAAATCCAATTCAATAATAATGATAAGCGAAATCTCAACAGTTACTCTGAAATTGATAATGTAATATCATTCATTTACCATGGAATTGATAGTAGATTTAGACAAGAATTTCATTTGATCATGGTGACGCGTGCCACGCCATGCATGGGTGTGGGAGCGATCTTGAAGGCTCAAATTTCAGACATCAGACGAAGTTGAAAACATGAGTTCTAAAATCATCATTTCATTGGCCACATTAGGCACACAACCGATAATGAAGTTTGGACGAGTTCTTAAATGGGTTACCGTTATACTTCActgatttctattttttttt
This genomic interval from Vigna radiata var. radiata cultivar VC1973A chromosome 8, Vradiata_ver6, whole genome shotgun sequence contains the following:
- the LOC106772639 gene encoding ankyrin-1-like isoform X2 yields the protein MDRLVKAEANEVEVMFLKGQKCSSSFKLTNLMHTMSVAVSLTTTNPSLFSINKHFSTIPPLSSASFTLHLSHTSDQPHLSDPPDAITVRATMLPTGKATVDHLRRLFSKPGPHVFRDAVLTISLVGPHVAEYLISRKPQSHNLFTKAISACTRSQLTELLKPAVENGSAEAVAYLLDAGADATATAESLMPSAIRSGNLDLVKLLEASGCEIVESVLHEAAATDRIDVMEFLLELCNEKLEVDSVDSEGRTPIHVAAREGHVRVIEFCVSMGGNPNRVDCKGRTPLHYAARKGHVKAVECLLECSDVKCAKDREGRTAFCVAAESEESDARRRLVDLLGLGDALMRAARVDDVQGVKKCLGEGASVNGRDQNGWTPLHWAAFKGRIKSVKVLLEHGAEVDTVDDAGYTPLHCAAEAGHLQLALFLITHGASQSHLKSFPYLAAHPLHLFESFQNQMTRRLLWRQLWMGMAVLQSSPLCFT
- the LOC106772639 gene encoding ankyrin-1-like isoform X3, which encodes MDRLVKAEANEVEVMFLKGQKCSSSFKLTNLMHTMSVAVSLTTTNPSLFSINKHFSTIPPLSSASFTLHLSHTSDQPHLSDPPDAITVRATMLPTGKATVDHLRRLFSKPGPHVFRDAVLTISLVGPHVAEYLISRKPQSHNLFTKAISACTRSQLTELLKPAVENGSAEAVAYLLDAGADATATAESLMPSAIRSGNLDLVKLLEASGCEIVESVLHEAAATDRIDVMEFLLELCNEKLEVDSVDSEGRTPIHVAAREGHVRVIEFCVSMGGNPNRVDCKGRTPLHYAARKGHVKAVECLLECSDVKCAKDREGRTAFCVAAESEESDARRRLVDLLGLGDALMRAARVDDVQGVKKCLGEGASVNGRDQNGWTPLHWAAFKGRIKSVKVLLEHGAEVDTVDDAGYTPLHCAAEAGHLQLALFLITHGASQSHLKSFPYLAAHPLHLFESFQNQVILAFACVCVMFAFVFFCDDHPLG
- the LOC106772639 gene encoding ankyrin-1-like isoform X1; the encoded protein is MDRLVKAEANEVEVMFLKGQKCSSSFKLTNLMHTMSVAVSLTTTNPSLFSINKHFSTIPPLSSASFTLHLSHTSDQPHLSDPPDAITVRATMLPTGKATVDHLRRLFSKPGPHVFRDAVLTISLVGPHVAEYLISRKPQSHNLFTKAISACTRSQLTELLKPAVENGSAEAVAYLLDAGADATATAESLMPSAIRSGNLDLVKLLEASGCEIVESVLHEAAATDRIDVMEFLLELCNEKLEVDSVDSEGRTPIHVAAREGHVRVIEFCVSMGGNPNRVDCKGRTPLHYAARKGHVKAVECLLECSDVKCAKDREGRTAFCVAAESEESDARRRLVDLLGLGDALMRAARVDDVQGVKKCLGEGASVNGRDQNGWTPLHWAAFKGRIKSVKVLLEHGAEVDTVDDAGYTPLHCAAEAGHLQLALFLITHGASQSHLKSFPYLAAHPLHLFESFQNQVLWSFLCGEVRLGNFSIELYCEDQRDDEEVTLETTLDGDGSVAVQSTMLHLISLLF
- the LOC106772639 gene encoding ankyrin-1-like isoform X4 translates to MDRLVKAEANEVEVMFLKGQKCSSSFKLTNLMHTMSVAVSLTTTNPSLFSINKHFSTIPPLSSASFTLHLSHTSDQPHLSDPPDAITVRATMLPTGKATVDHLRRLFSKPGPHVFRDAVLTISLVGPHVAEYLISRKPQSHNLFTKAISACTRSQLTELLKPAVENGSAEAVAYLLDAGADATATAESLMPSAIRSGNLDLVKLLEASGCEIVESVLHEAAATDRIDVMEFLLELCNEKLEVDSVDSEGRTPIHVAAREGHVRVIEFCVSMGGNPNRVDCKGRTPLHYAARKGHVKAVECLLECSDVKCAKDREGRTAFCVAAESEESDARRRLVDLLGLGDALMRAARVDDVQGVKKCLGEGASVNGRDQNGWTPLHWAAFKGRIKSVKVLLEHGAEVDTVDDAGYTPLHCAAEAGHLQLALFLITHGASQSHLKSFPYLAAHPLHLFESFQNQHFKSFVS